The following are encoded together in the Streptomyces sp. NBC_00358 genome:
- a CDS encoding SpoIIE family protein phosphatase, with translation MSPVHPLDETATARAVIDGNGTLIHWSEGARRLLGHVPEEVEGRPAAELLSPAGSAPPAGSAGNRWNGVLALRHRDGRVLSVWVLAHRLGQDEGWLVLTPLDGRAPRTLDDPLIRAVLAQAPCALAVYDERLRLYGLNDAMSEVVGLPEDRIRGLRVSEIGDRQPGEQLEREMAEVLRSGRGRDVETYARTGGEDRAHHWLARIAPLTDTHGRVLGVCVAAHDFTEQFRARERLQLVNEASVRIGTTLDVTRTAQELADVCVPALADFVSVDLLDPPENGGEYRVEPPAAPITLRRAAHQSVNPGSPEAVVAPGDVDVYPASSPQADSLIAGRPLVAPNADGTLEEWLSWDPLRAKRIREYGIHAGMSVPIRARGRTLGVAVLSRFRRADPFTADDVLLAEEVTARAAVCIDNARRFSRERQTALALQRSLLPQSLPRTAALEAASRYLPAARAGVGGDWFDVIPLSGMRVAMVVGDVIGNGIQASATMGRLRTAVRTLADIDLAPDELLTHLDDLVVRLSAEAGSEGVTGEVGATCVYAVYDPVSRRCTLASAGHPPPVVLTPDGPPRPIDVPPGPALGLGGLPFESVDLDLPEGTVLALYTDGLLESRERDVDSGLRLLCRALEQSSQSLEGAAHSILQALLPPGGAPDDVALLLARTHGLAVSDVTTWDIPADPALVAPIRRQVADQLDVWGLTVATFTAELVVSELVTNAIRYGEPPIRLRLIHDSETLICEVSDSSHTAPHLRRAKTFDEGGRGLLLVAQLTQRWGSRHTPEGKTIWAELSLVGEE, from the coding sequence ATGAGCCCGGTCCACCCTCTCGACGAGACCGCCACCGCACGGGCGGTCATCGACGGGAACGGCACCTTGATCCACTGGAGCGAGGGCGCCCGCCGGCTCCTGGGACATGTGCCCGAGGAGGTCGAGGGCCGCCCGGCGGCGGAACTCCTCTCCCCCGCGGGCAGCGCCCCGCCCGCGGGGTCCGCCGGCAACCGCTGGAACGGGGTGCTCGCCCTGCGGCACCGCGACGGCCGGGTGCTGTCCGTCTGGGTGCTCGCACACCGCCTCGGCCAGGACGAGGGCTGGCTCGTCCTCACCCCGCTGGACGGCCGAGCGCCACGCACCCTGGACGACCCGCTGATCCGCGCGGTCCTCGCCCAGGCGCCCTGCGCCCTGGCCGTCTACGACGAACGGCTGCGGCTGTACGGCCTGAACGACGCGATGTCCGAGGTGGTCGGCCTTCCGGAGGACCGCATCCGGGGTCTGCGGGTCTCCGAGATCGGCGACCGGCAGCCCGGTGAGCAACTGGAGCGGGAGATGGCCGAGGTCCTCCGCTCCGGCCGGGGGCGTGACGTGGAGACGTACGCGCGCACCGGGGGCGAGGACCGGGCACACCACTGGCTGGCGCGGATCGCCCCGCTGACCGACACCCATGGACGGGTGCTCGGCGTGTGCGTGGCCGCGCACGACTTCACCGAGCAGTTCCGGGCCCGTGAGCGGCTTCAGCTGGTCAACGAGGCGAGCGTGCGGATCGGCACCACCCTCGACGTCACCCGGACCGCCCAGGAACTGGCCGACGTCTGTGTCCCGGCGCTCGCCGACTTCGTCAGCGTCGACCTGCTGGACCCCCCGGAGAACGGCGGCGAGTACCGCGTCGAGCCGCCGGCCGCCCCGATCACGCTCCGCCGCGCCGCCCACCAGTCGGTGAACCCGGGGAGCCCGGAAGCGGTCGTCGCACCGGGCGACGTCGACGTCTATCCCGCCTCCTCCCCGCAGGCCGACTCGCTGATCGCCGGCCGGCCGCTCGTCGCACCGAACGCGGACGGCACGCTGGAGGAATGGCTGAGCTGGGACCCACTCCGCGCCAAGCGCATCCGGGAGTACGGCATCCACGCCGGCATGTCCGTGCCCATCCGGGCCCGCGGCCGGACCCTCGGGGTGGCCGTCCTGAGCCGCTTCCGCCGGGCCGATCCCTTCACCGCCGACGATGTGCTGCTCGCCGAGGAGGTCACGGCCAGAGCCGCCGTCTGCATCGACAACGCCCGCCGCTTCTCCCGCGAGCGGCAGACCGCGCTGGCCCTCCAGCGCAGCCTGCTCCCCCAGTCCCTCCCCCGGACGGCCGCCCTGGAAGCCGCGTCACGCTATCTGCCCGCCGCGCGGGCCGGGGTCGGCGGCGACTGGTTCGACGTGATCCCGCTCTCCGGGATGCGGGTCGCCATGGTCGTCGGCGATGTCATCGGCAACGGCATCCAGGCCTCGGCGACGATGGGCCGGCTGCGCACCGCCGTCCGCACCCTCGCCGACATCGACCTGGCCCCCGACGAGCTGCTCACCCACCTCGACGACCTCGTCGTACGGCTGTCCGCCGAGGCCGGCTCCGAAGGCGTCACCGGAGAGGTCGGCGCCACCTGCGTCTACGCGGTGTACGACCCGGTCTCCCGGCGCTGCACCCTCGCCAGCGCCGGCCATCCGCCGCCCGTCGTCCTGACGCCGGACGGTCCGCCCCGGCCGATCGACGTGCCGCCCGGTCCGGCGCTCGGCCTCGGCGGGCTGCCCTTCGAGTCCGTCGACCTGGACCTGCCCGAGGGCACGGTGCTCGCGCTCTACACCGACGGGCTGCTGGAGAGCCGCGAACGGGACGTCGACAGCGGCCTGCGGCTGCTGTGCCGTGCGCTGGAGCAGTCGTCCCAGTCCCTGGAGGGGGCTGCCCACTCGATCCTCCAGGCGCTGCTGCCCCCGGGCGGCGCGCCGGACGACGTGGCGCTGCTGCTCGCCCGTACCCATGGCCTCGCCGTTTCCGACGTCACGACCTGGGACATTCCCGCCGACCCCGCCCTTGTCGCGCCGATCCGCAGGCAGGTCGCCGATCAACTGGACGTCTGGGGGCTGACCGTGGCCACGTTCACCGCCGAGCTGGTGGTGAGCGAACTGGTCACCAACGCCATCCGCTACGGCGAGCCGCCCATCCGGCTGCGGCTCATCCACGACTCCGAGACCCTGATCTGCGAGGTCTCCGACAGCAGCCACACCGCCCCGCACCTGCGCCGGGCGAAGACCTTCGACGAGGGCGGGCGCGGACTGCTCCTGGTCGCCCAGCTCACCCAGCGCTGGGGCAGCCGGCACACCCCGGAGGGCAAGACCATCTGGGCGGAGCTGTCGCTCGTCGGCGAGGAGTGA
- a CDS encoding endo alpha-1,4 polygalactosaminidase, which translates to MPPVKRVLLTRSLGTATALAGLLTLAGCAAVKGTNASPKASPRPGRTATAVELPPLHAGFDYQIGGAYPPAAGVRIVTRDRSSSPVPGLYNICYVNAFQAQPEERAQWPADLLLRDADGKAVVDKDWNEALLDIRTPAKRERVAARVDRWFDGCAAKGFDAVEPDNYDSYTRSRKLLTPDDATAFITLLARHAHARHLAIGQKNTVELAGLGSRAGLDFAVAEECGEYDECGAYAKAFHDRVVVIEYTDSGLRKARSAFGDRLSIVRRDVMVSTPGSADYVRRTR; encoded by the coding sequence ATGCCCCCCGTCAAACGTGTTCTCCTCACCCGGTCCCTGGGCACAGCCACGGCCCTCGCCGGTCTTCTGACACTCGCCGGCTGCGCCGCGGTCAAGGGCACGAACGCCTCGCCGAAGGCCTCGCCCCGGCCCGGCCGGACGGCGACCGCCGTGGAACTCCCGCCGCTGCACGCGGGGTTCGACTACCAGATCGGCGGGGCCTACCCCCCGGCGGCCGGTGTGCGCATCGTGACCCGCGACCGCTCGTCGTCCCCGGTGCCCGGTCTGTACAACATCTGCTACGTCAACGCCTTCCAGGCCCAGCCCGAGGAACGCGCGCAGTGGCCCGCCGACCTGCTGCTGCGGGACGCCGACGGCAAGGCCGTCGTGGACAAGGACTGGAACGAGGCGCTGCTGGACATCCGGACGCCCGCCAAGCGCGAGCGGGTCGCCGCGCGCGTCGACCGGTGGTTCGACGGATGCGCCGCCAAGGGTTTCGACGCGGTCGAGCCGGACAACTACGACAGCTACACCCGCTCCCGCAAGCTGCTGACCCCGGACGACGCCACCGCGTTCATCACCCTGCTGGCGCGGCACGCGCACGCCCGGCATCTGGCGATCGGGCAGAAGAACACCGTCGAACTGGCGGGGCTCGGATCGCGGGCCGGGCTCGACTTCGCGGTGGCGGAGGAGTGCGGCGAGTACGACGAGTGCGGCGCGTACGCGAAGGCGTTCCACGACCGGGTGGTCGTCATCGAGTACACCGACAGCGGTCTGCGCAAGGCCCGTTCGGCCTTCGGTGACCGGCTGAGCATCGTACGCCGGGACGTCATGGTCTCGACACCCGGCAGCGCGGACTACGTCCGCAGGACCCGCTGA
- a CDS encoding glycoside hydrolase family 2 TIM barrel-domain containing protein, giving the protein MTVTRRSVLIAGTALPTAGALSGAADAWAAAPEDTRGRRTLALRDGWRFALVDPGGLTDPTGAYAGAERPGYDDSAWRTVAVPHDWSIEQRPTTEYGTTSGTGFFPGGLGWYRTSFTLPPAFAGKRISVEFDGVYMDASVYCNGEEVGRHPYGYTGFAFDLTGLLHTDGGTTNVIAVQVRNQLPSSRWYSGSGIYREARLVVTEAIHVARWGTRVTTPETGAERAVVRARATLVNETGTPADVRVTSRIVGPDGRTAARAATTVTVGDRADETHELVVEKPKLWDFATPEHRYVLETELRVGDTVVDTFRTPFGIRTFGFDPDEGFHLNGVHAKIKGVDLHHDQGALGSAISLDAVRRQMTIMKSMGVNAFRTSHNPPSPQIVQVCEELGIVMMVEAFDCWRTGKTAHDYGRFFDEWCEQDATEMVLAARNSPAVVLWSIGNEIPDSTSTAGLAMADRIIGAIRAADDTRPLVIGSDKYRRLPAKGSAADLMLAKLDGLGLNYNTAKSVDALHAAYPHLFLFESESSSETSTRSAYQEPEHLNTGENHTPGRRAVSSYDNNLASWTMSGEYGHKKDRDRPWFAGQFLWSGIDYIGEPTPYDVFPVKASFFGAVDTAGFPKDMYHLFRSQWTSEPMVHLLPMSWNHTVGDTVEVWAYANVGTVELFLDGKSLGTRTFDTKKTTDGRTYLETTEATGDDKTFTDGPYPGSYTSPNGSAGKLHLTWEVPYAPGELKAVARRDGRVVATDVLRTAGAPHAIRLTPDRTSLAADGRSLVFVTADVVDAHGVVVPDAEDLIAFAVDGGSLAGLDNGRQESAERYQASTRTAFHGKALAVVRSGTRAGAVKVTARAPGLRTGSTTVRATPAGSRATTPVTSFPPEHPAATDYPRTDASYSGRPDSLPAAMLDGDAATGWSNAFYKSATALLPAFGGARPEDWVSVAWARPRRVDRVEVSFTVDATHARPASAEVSVWDGERYAPVRGAVVDWATTSDAPTVITFEAVRGSRLRLVLASGHPGAADGGLRISRLEVPVV; this is encoded by the coding sequence GTGACGGTCACTCGGAGATCGGTATTGATCGCAGGAACGGCCCTGCCCACCGCGGGCGCGCTCTCCGGCGCCGCCGACGCCTGGGCCGCGGCACCCGAGGACACCCGGGGACGCCGCACACTCGCGCTGCGCGACGGCTGGCGGTTCGCGCTGGTCGATCCGGGCGGTCTCACGGACCCGACCGGCGCCTACGCGGGGGCCGAGCGGCCCGGCTACGACGACTCGGCGTGGCGGACCGTGGCGGTGCCGCACGACTGGAGCATCGAGCAGCGCCCCACCACCGAGTACGGCACCACCAGCGGCACCGGGTTCTTCCCCGGCGGCCTCGGCTGGTACCGCACCTCCTTCACCCTGCCGCCCGCCTTCGCCGGCAAACGGATCTCCGTGGAGTTCGACGGGGTGTACATGGACGCCTCCGTCTACTGCAACGGCGAGGAGGTGGGCCGCCACCCCTACGGCTACACCGGTTTCGCCTTCGACCTGACCGGTCTGCTGCACACGGACGGCGGCACCACGAACGTCATCGCCGTCCAGGTACGCAACCAACTCCCCAGCAGCCGCTGGTACTCGGGCAGCGGCATCTACCGCGAGGCCCGGCTGGTCGTGACCGAGGCGATCCATGTAGCGCGCTGGGGGACCCGCGTCACGACGCCGGAGACCGGCGCGGAGCGGGCGGTCGTACGGGCCCGGGCCACCCTCGTCAACGAGACCGGCACCCCGGCCGACGTCCGGGTGACCTCGCGGATCGTCGGCCCCGACGGCCGGACCGCCGCTCGCGCCGCCACCACGGTCACCGTCGGCGACCGGGCCGACGAGACCCATGAACTCGTCGTCGAAAAGCCGAAGTTGTGGGACTTCGCGACTCCGGAGCACCGCTATGTCCTGGAGACGGAACTGCGGGTCGGCGACACCGTCGTCGACACCTTCCGTACGCCGTTCGGCATCCGCACGTTCGGCTTCGACCCGGACGAGGGCTTCCACCTCAACGGCGTCCACGCCAAGATCAAGGGCGTCGACCTGCACCACGACCAGGGCGCGCTCGGGTCGGCGATCAGCCTCGACGCCGTACGCCGCCAGATGACCATCATGAAGTCGATGGGCGTCAACGCCTTCCGCACCTCGCACAATCCGCCCTCGCCGCAGATCGTCCAGGTCTGCGAGGAACTGGGGATCGTGATGATGGTGGAGGCCTTCGACTGCTGGCGGACCGGCAAGACGGCCCACGACTACGGCCGCTTCTTCGACGAGTGGTGCGAGCAGGACGCCACCGAGATGGTTCTCGCGGCCCGCAACTCGCCCGCCGTCGTGCTGTGGTCCATCGGCAACGAGATCCCCGACTCCACCTCCACCGCGGGGCTCGCCATGGCCGACCGGATCATCGGCGCCATCAGGGCGGCGGACGACACCCGCCCGCTGGTCATCGGCTCCGACAAGTACCGCCGGCTGCCCGCGAAGGGCTCCGCGGCCGACCTCATGCTCGCCAAGCTCGACGGCCTCGGCCTCAACTACAACACCGCCAAGTCGGTGGACGCCCTGCACGCCGCCTACCCCCACCTGTTCCTCTTCGAGTCCGAGTCGTCGTCCGAGACCTCCACCCGCTCCGCGTACCAGGAGCCGGAACACCTCAACACGGGTGAGAACCACACCCCGGGCAGGCGCGCGGTCTCCTCCTACGACAACAACCTCGCCTCCTGGACGATGAGCGGCGAGTACGGGCACAAGAAGGACCGTGACCGTCCCTGGTTCGCGGGCCAGTTCCTGTGGTCGGGCATCGACTACATAGGCGAGCCCACGCCGTACGACGTCTTTCCGGTGAAGGCCTCCTTCTTCGGCGCGGTCGACACGGCCGGCTTCCCGAAGGACATGTACCACCTGTTCAGGAGCCAGTGGACGAGCGAGCCGATGGTCCATCTGCTGCCGATGAGCTGGAACCACACGGTGGGGGACACCGTCGAGGTCTGGGCCTACGCGAACGTCGGCACCGTCGAGCTGTTCCTCGACGGGAAGTCCCTCGGCACCCGGACGTTCGACACCAAGAAGACCACCGACGGGCGTACGTACCTGGAGACCACGGAAGCGACCGGCGACGACAAGACCTTCACCGACGGCCCGTACCCCGGGAGTTACACCAGTCCGAACGGCAGCGCCGGCAAACTGCATCTCACCTGGGAAGTCCCTTACGCGCCAGGAGAGTTGAAGGCGGTGGCCCGGCGCGACGGCAGGGTGGTCGCGACGGATGTGCTGCGCACGGCCGGGGCCCCGCACGCGATCCGTCTGACACCGGACCGCACCTCGCTCGCGGCGGACGGGCGTTCGCTGGTGTTCGTGACCGCCGACGTGGTCGACGCCCATGGTGTCGTCGTGCCCGACGCCGAGGACCTGATCGCGTTCGCCGTCGACGGCGGATCGCTGGCCGGCCTGGACAACGGCCGCCAGGAGAGCGCCGAGCGCTATCAGGCGAGCACCCGAACCGCCTTCCACGGCAAGGCCCTCGCCGTCGTCCGCTCCGGCACGCGGGCAGGCGCCGTGAAGGTGACCGCGCGGGCGCCGGGACTGCGGACGGGCTCCACGACCGTACGCGCCACCCCCGCCGGGTCCCGGGCGACCACCCCGGTGACATCGTTCCCGCCCGAGCACCCGGCAGCCACCGACTACCCCCGCACGGACGCCAGTTACTCGGGCCGCCCGGACTCGCTGCCGGCCGCGATGCTCGACGGCGACGCGGCCACCGGCTGGTCCAACGCCTTCTACAAGTCAGCGACCGCGCTGCTCCCGGCCTTCGGCGGGGCCCGCCCCGAGGACTGGGTCTCGGTCGCCTGGGCGCGCCCCCGCCGCGTCGACCGCGTCGAGGTCTCGTTCACCGTCGACGCGACCCACGCCCGCCCGGCCTCCGCCGAGGTGTCGGTGTGGGACGGGGAGCGGTACGCACCGGTGCGAGGGGCGGTCGTCGACTGGGCCACCACGTCGGACGCGCCGACCGTGATCACCTTCGAGGCGGTACGCGGCTCACGGCTGCGCCTCGTCCTGGCGAGCGGGCACCCGGGCGCCGCCGACGGCGGACTGCGGATCAGCCGGCTGGAGGTCCCGGTCGTCTGA
- a CDS encoding sigma-70 family RNA polymerase sigma factor translates to MSESSEAVVDGPTRVFVEHRELLFAIVYNILGTVADTEDVLQETWLSWTGRARRSPVEDIGNPRAYLVRIAVNHALARRAAITRRRESYVGPWLPEPLLDEPAADERADDRALRSESVSLAMLVVLESLTPLERAVFVLNEVFGYPHTEIAQVIDRSPAAVRQLAHRAREHVHARRPLYRAHPRVRRQATERFVDAALGGDITALMEILAPDVTVWTDGGGKAGRGAGLRPVRGRDKAARLLAGYATRRGAGLDVRYRRVNGDDSAVVFDGSSPYAVMVMDLTPDGERVSDVYIVTNPEKLTHVRLDEEADADGFSETAEGRRA, encoded by the coding sequence ATGTCCGAAAGCTCCGAGGCCGTCGTCGACGGTCCGACGCGGGTCTTCGTCGAGCACCGGGAACTGCTGTTCGCGATCGTCTACAACATCCTCGGAACCGTCGCCGACACCGAGGACGTGCTCCAGGAGACCTGGCTGTCATGGACGGGCCGCGCCCGCCGCTCCCCCGTCGAGGACATCGGCAACCCGCGTGCCTACCTCGTGCGCATCGCGGTCAACCACGCCCTCGCCCGGCGCGCCGCCATCACCCGGCGCCGCGAGTCGTACGTGGGGCCCTGGCTGCCGGAGCCTCTGCTCGACGAACCGGCCGCCGACGAGCGCGCCGACGACCGCGCCCTGCGCTCCGAGTCCGTCTCGCTCGCGATGCTGGTCGTCCTGGAGTCGCTGACCCCGCTGGAGCGCGCGGTCTTCGTCCTCAACGAGGTGTTCGGCTATCCGCACACGGAGATCGCTCAGGTCATCGACCGCAGTCCCGCGGCGGTGCGCCAGCTCGCGCACCGCGCCCGGGAGCACGTGCACGCCCGCCGTCCGCTCTACCGGGCCCATCCGCGGGTCCGCAGGCAGGCGACCGAACGCTTCGTTGACGCGGCGCTCGGCGGTGACATCACCGCCCTCATGGAGATCCTCGCACCGGACGTCACGGTGTGGACGGACGGCGGCGGCAAGGCGGGTCGTGGGGCCGGTCTGCGGCCGGTACGGGGCCGGGACAAGGCGGCACGGCTGCTGGCCGGTTACGCCACGCGCCGGGGGGCCGGCCTCGACGTCCGCTACCGGCGGGTCAACGGCGACGACTCCGCGGTGGTCTTCGACGGTTCTTCGCCCTACGCGGTCATGGTCATGGACCTCACCCCGGACGGCGAGCGGGTCTCCGACGTCTACATCGTCACCAATCCCGAGAAGCTGACGCACGTCAGGCTCGACGAGGAAGCCGACGCGGACGGGTTCAGCGAGACGGCCGAGGGGAGGCGCGCATGA
- a CDS encoding arsenic transporter — protein sequence MSGPFTAALGGPLAESLSVVLLAAVLICAVVRPFDWPEAVVAVPAAGLVLATGAISWDHVRAEAGHLGPVIGFLAAVLVLAKFCDDEGLFQACGAWMARWAAGQPGRLLTAVFVLASAITAVLSLDATIVLLTPVVFATAARMGARPKPHVYACTHLSNTASLLLPVSNLTNLLAFTASGLSFTRFAALMVLPWLVAIGAEYVVFRRFFARDLGAGALPRRAEEAPELPLFALITVGCTLAGFVLTSVIGVDPAWSATAGALVLAVRALVRRRATPLTVVRAAAPSFLAFVLALGIVVRAVVDNGLADALDGLLPEGGSLPALFGIAAIAAVLANLINNLPAVLVLLPLAADSGAGAVLAVLLGVNIGPNLTYAGSLATLLWRRIVHQHEHGVDLKEFTRLGLIAVPAALVPAVLALWFSLHVIGG from the coding sequence GTGTCCGGGCCGTTCACCGCGGCTCTCGGCGGCCCGCTCGCCGAGTCGCTGTCCGTCGTCCTGCTCGCGGCCGTCCTGATCTGCGCGGTGGTGCGGCCGTTCGACTGGCCCGAGGCGGTGGTGGCGGTGCCCGCCGCCGGCCTCGTCCTGGCCACGGGCGCGATCTCCTGGGACCACGTCCGCGCGGAGGCCGGACACCTGGGCCCGGTGATCGGCTTCCTCGCGGCCGTCCTCGTGCTGGCCAAGTTCTGCGACGACGAGGGGCTGTTCCAGGCGTGCGGCGCGTGGATGGCCCGCTGGGCCGCGGGACAGCCCGGGCGTCTGCTGACCGCGGTCTTCGTGCTCGCCTCGGCGATCACGGCGGTGCTCAGCCTGGACGCCACCATCGTGCTGCTGACCCCGGTCGTCTTCGCGACGGCCGCGCGGATGGGAGCCCGCCCGAAACCGCATGTGTACGCGTGCACCCATCTGTCGAACACGGCCTCGCTGCTCCTGCCGGTCTCCAACCTGACCAACCTGCTCGCGTTCACCGCCAGCGGTCTGAGCTTCACCCGGTTCGCCGCGCTGATGGTGCTGCCCTGGCTGGTCGCGATCGGTGCCGAGTACGTGGTCTTCCGGCGCTTCTTCGCCCGCGACCTCGGGGCGGGCGCACTCCCCCGGCGGGCGGAGGAGGCTCCGGAGCTGCCGCTGTTCGCGCTGATCACCGTGGGCTGCACGCTGGCCGGTTTCGTGCTCACGTCGGTGATCGGCGTCGACCCGGCCTGGTCCGCCACGGCGGGGGCGCTCGTCCTGGCCGTCCGGGCCCTCGTCCGCCGTCGTGCCACCCCCCTGACCGTGGTGCGTGCCGCCGCTCCGTCGTTCCTCGCCTTCGTCCTCGCGCTCGGCATCGTCGTCCGCGCGGTGGTCGACAACGGTCTGGCCGACGCCCTCGACGGCCTCCTCCCGGAGGGCGGTTCGCTGCCGGCGCTGTTCGGCATCGCCGCGATCGCCGCCGTGCTGGCCAACCTGATCAACAACCTGCCCGCGGTCCTGGTCCTGCTGCCGCTGGCCGCCGACTCGGGCGCGGGCGCGGTGCTGGCCGTTCTGCTCGGCGTCAACATCGGGCCCAATCTGACGTACGCCGGTTCCCTGGCGACGCTGCTGTGGCGACGTATCGTGCATCAGCACGAACACGGCGTCGACCTCAAGGAGTTCACCCGGCTGGGCCTGATCGCCGTACCCGCGGCGCTGGTCCCCGCCGTACTGGCGCTGTGGTTCTCGCTCCACGTCATCGGAGGCTGA
- a CDS encoding universal stress protein: protein MRVVVWLVEGTWPACVDAVRSHAPGATDVVLLHVADPGVPGLAHGAFAGLLGRARSEPDPGDLLETLGTTSGAELLEAAAERLGAPATRVERVGRVEREVVAAAEGAGLLVLARDGDRGRLGPHSLGPAGRFVVDHAPCPVLLVWPEPAPDVTTIPPPPPHPHPHPHPHS, encoded by the coding sequence ATGCGGGTGGTCGTCTGGCTGGTCGAGGGAACCTGGCCCGCGTGCGTGGACGCCGTGCGTTCGCACGCTCCCGGTGCCACGGACGTGGTGCTCCTGCATGTCGCGGACCCGGGGGTCCCCGGTCTCGCGCACGGTGCCTTCGCGGGGCTCCTCGGCCGCGCACGCTCCGAGCCCGATCCGGGTGACCTCCTGGAGACCCTCGGTACGACGTCGGGCGCCGAGCTCCTGGAGGCCGCGGCCGAGCGGCTGGGCGCGCCCGCGACGCGGGTGGAGCGAGTCGGCCGGGTCGAGCGGGAAGTGGTCGCGGCGGCGGAGGGCGCGGGTCTGCTGGTCCTCGCCCGCGACGGGGACCGCGGCCGGCTCGGCCCGCACAGTCTGGGACCGGCCGGTCGTTTCGTCGTCGACCACGCGCCCTGTCCGGTGCTGCTCGTCTGGCCCGAACCGGCCCCGGACGTCACGACGATCCCGCCCCCGCCACCGCATCCGCATCCGCATCCGCATCCGCACTCTTAG
- the qcrB gene encoding cytochrome bc1 complex cytochrome b subunit, producing MTATGTGGTGGRPASGERVASGARATSGEQATSGDRATSGERVASGEQATSGERAPSGWRAASREQASSGERVAEWLDGRVGLNSLGRRYLRKVFPDHWSFLLGEICLYSFVVLVLTGVWLTLFFHPSMNEVTYHGGYVPLNGIRMSEAYASTLDISFDVRGGLLIRQLHHWAALVFLAAMLTHMMRHFFTGSFRKPRELNWVLGWTLLLLGMFEGLFGYSLPDDLLSGTGLRFVDGALLATPVVGTYLSFFLFGGEFPGHDIVARFYALHVLLIPGIMAALVVAHLILVVYHKHTQFAGPGRTERNVVGTPFMPVYLAKAGGFFFLVFGVLALLAAVATVNPVWAYGPYRADQVSTGAQPDWYLGFAEGLVRVMPGWEIDVWGHTLVLGVLIPVVVFPLLLVAIGVYPFVEAWITGDRREHHLLDRPRNRPVRTALGAAWISLYLILLAGGGNDIVATRFHLSINTVTWTVRISLLVVPVVVFVVTRRFCLGLQLRDRELVAHGRATGVVRRLPHGEYVEVHRPLGPAELHTLTEHERRVLAPGPSDDRDLQPADPQSAVGGARVPARQDEAQP from the coding sequence ATGACGGCCACCGGCACCGGAGGAACGGGCGGGCGACCGGCCTCCGGCGAGCGGGTCGCCTCCGGGGCCCGGGCGACCTCAGGGGAGCAGGCGACCTCCGGGGACCGGGCGACCTCGGGCGAGCGGGTCGCCTCCGGGGAGCAGGCGACCTCGGGCGAGCGGGCGCCCTCCGGCTGGCGCGCGGCCTCCAGGGAGCAGGCATCCTCCGGGGAGCGGGTCGCCGAGTGGCTCGACGGGCGCGTCGGTCTGAATTCCCTCGGCAGGCGGTATCTGCGCAAGGTCTTCCCCGACCACTGGTCCTTCCTGCTCGGGGAGATCTGCCTGTACAGCTTCGTCGTCCTCGTCCTCACCGGCGTCTGGCTCACCCTGTTCTTCCATCCGTCGATGAACGAGGTGACCTACCACGGCGGTTACGTCCCGCTGAACGGCATCCGGATGTCCGAGGCGTACGCCTCCACCCTCGACATCAGCTTCGACGTGCGCGGCGGGCTGCTGATCCGGCAGCTCCACCACTGGGCCGCGCTCGTCTTCCTCGCGGCGATGCTCACGCACATGATGCGGCACTTCTTCACGGGTTCGTTCCGCAAGCCCCGCGAGCTGAACTGGGTGCTCGGCTGGACACTCCTGCTCCTCGGCATGTTCGAGGGCCTGTTCGGCTACTCGCTGCCGGACGACCTGCTGTCCGGGACGGGGCTCAGGTTCGTGGACGGCGCGCTCCTCGCGACACCGGTCGTCGGCACGTACCTGTCCTTCTTCCTGTTCGGCGGGGAGTTCCCGGGCCATGACATCGTGGCCCGCTTCTACGCGCTGCACGTCCTGCTGATCCCGGGCATCATGGCGGCGCTCGTCGTGGCCCATCTGATCCTGGTCGTGTACCACAAGCACACCCAGTTCGCGGGGCCGGGAAGGACCGAACGCAACGTCGTGGGAACGCCGTTCATGCCGGTCTATCTCGCGAAGGCGGGCGGTTTCTTCTTCCTGGTGTTCGGCGTCCTCGCACTCCTCGCGGCGGTCGCCACCGTCAACCCGGTCTGGGCGTACGGCCCTTACCGCGCCGACCAGGTGTCGACGGGCGCCCAGCCGGACTGGTACCTGGGGTTCGCCGAGGGGCTGGTGCGGGTGATGCCGGGCTGGGAGATCGACGTGTGGGGCCACACCCTCGTGCTCGGCGTGCTCATCCCGGTCGTCGTCTTCCCGCTGCTCCTGGTCGCCATCGGTGTGTACCCGTTCGTCGAGGCCTGGATCACGGGCGACCGACGCGAGCACCATCTGCTGGACCGGCCCCGCAACCGGCCGGTGCGCACCGCGCTCGGGGCGGCCTGGATCAGCCTGTATCTGATCCTGCTCGCGGGCGGCGGCAACGACATCGTCGCGACGCGCTTCCATCTGTCGATCAACACGGTGACGTGGACGGTGCGGATCTCCCTGCTGGTCGTTCCCGTCGTCGTGTTCGTCGTGACACGGCGCTTCTGTCTGGGTCTGCAGTTGCGGGACCGTGAACTGGTGGCGCACGGCCGTGCGACGGGCGTCGTCAGACGCCTGCCGCACGGCGAGTACGTCGAGGTGCACCGCCCGCTGGGCCCGGCCGAGCTCCACACGCTCACCGAGCACGAGCGGCGGGTCCTGGCCCCCGGCCCGTCAGACGACCGGGACCTCCAGCCGGCTGATCCGCAGTCCGCCGTCGGCGGCGCCCGGGTGCCCGCTCGCCAGGACGAGGCGCAGCCGTGA